A genome region from Clupea harengus chromosome 7, Ch_v2.0.2, whole genome shotgun sequence includes the following:
- the LOC105902914 gene encoding trichoplein keratin filament-binding protein, with protein MAFPTRTAHWPSRVRTLERQMVRQREQEAHWRQQWQLHSKYLKEQDVRTSKQAHWSSRQSYEQSMSSFNRERLQEEKKRSVEERRERLRVMLQEERDMLEAELRQVVPDRNALASYLVEKTESLRSAREERRKKLAQELLREHWKENNPELRKVESALHKDHVVDQWQVQQEEKQQHKEKAKEEQRRFENEYERARREALERMKKAEEKRKEEEKERAEDLWQQMEELKLREEEAKRLKVEQEALLAQHWEVERMEHERRKAEEDRKKSNLGRFLTRQYRTQLKRRAQQVQEELESDRRMLAALMESQQLEETLKSARRERAVADAAWMKSVLEEQLLLEKQREAEYEILYSEEAQRMWEKRETEWAREKRARERLMQEVLSERQQQLELKMQVNRQAQEESLQRREELIEQLEQERLSRLQQQEEQEVQKTSRMQEINAQVETQRREQWQEERRREQEEKEEQAALKLEEERVQLETQRMAQHGYQERIRGRPRSAWT; from the exons ATGGCTTTTCCAACGCGTACTGCTCATTGGCCGAGTCGTGTGAGGACTCTAGAGAGGCAGATGGTACGGCAACGGGAACAAGAGGCCCACTGGCGACAGCAATGGCAGCTCCATTCCAAGTACCTCAAAGAGCAAGACGTCCGGACCAGCAAGCAGGCACACTGGAGCTCCCGTCAGTCATACGAACAGAG CATGAGTTCATTCAACCGCGAGCGTCTGCAAGAGGAGAAGAAACGCAGTGTGGAGGAGCGGAGGGAGCGCCTGAGAGTGatgctgcaggaggagagggacatgCTGGAGGCTGAGCTCAGACAGGTCGTTCCAGATAGGAATGCCCTGGCCAGTTATCTGGTGGAGAAGACGGAAAGCCTCCGATCTGCCAGGGAGGAGCGGAGGAAaaag CTTGCTCAGGAGTTGCTGAGGGAACACTGGAAGGAAAACAACCCTGAACTGCGAAAG GTCGAGTCGGCGTTGCATAAAGATCATGTTGTGGACCAATGGCAGgtgcagcaggaggagaagcaACAG CATAAGGAGAAGGCcaaggaggagcagaggcgctTCGAGAACGAATACGAGCGGGCGCGACGGGAGGCTCTGGAGAGAATGAAGAAggctgaggagaagaggaaagaggaggagaaggagagagccgAAGACCTTTGGCAGCAGATGGAGGAGCTGaaactgagagaggaggag GCAAAGCGTCTGAAGGTGGAGCAGGAGGCCTTGCTGGCCCAGCACTgggaggtggagaggatggAGCATGAGAGGAGGAAGGCTGAGGAGGACAGGAAGAAATCCAATCTGGG gCGGTTCCTGACGCGGCAGTATCGCACCCAGCTGAAGAGGAGGGCACAGCAGGTGCAGGAGGAGCTG GAATCGGACCGGCGCATGCTGGCGGCGCTGATGGAGTCCCAGCAGCTGGAGGAGACGCTGAAGAGCGCCCGGCGGGAGAGGGCTGTGGCCGACGCCGCCTGGATGAAGAGTGTGTTGGAGgagcagctgctgctggagaaacagagggaggcaGAGTATGAGATCCTCTACAG TGAGGAGGCCCAGCGGAtgtgggagaagagagagacagagtgggcgagagagaagagagccagagagaggctcATGCAAGAA GTTCTGTCGGAGCGTCAGCAACAGCTGGAGCTGAAGATGCAGGTGAACCGGCAGGCCCAGGAGGAGTCGCTGCAGAGGCGCGAGGAGCTGATCgagcagctggagcaggagcgccTCAGCCGActccagcagcaggaggagcaggaggtccAGAAGACCTCACGTATGCAGGAGATCAATGCACAG GTGGAGACGCAGCGCAGAGAGCAatggcaggaggagagaaggcgggagcaggaggagaaggaggagcaaGCAGCGTTAAagctggaggaggagcgggTGCAGCTGGAGACCCAGAGGATGGCCCAGCACGGTTAccaggagagg ATCAGGGGACGGCCGCGCTCTGCCTGGACCTGA
- the gltpa gene encoding glycolipid transfer protein yields MALLLEHQFRQLPADKQVETRPFLESVSYLPPFFDLLGSTVFAPIKADIAGNITKIKAVYESNPSRYKTLQHILDAEKETHGSEWPKVGATLALMWLKRGLRFIQVLLQSLVDGEKDENNPNLIRVNATRAYEISLKKYHGWLVQKLFKAALYAAPYKSDFLRALSKGREVKDDDCLEKVRQFLVNFSATVDAVYEMYTKMNAELDYTV; encoded by the exons ATGGCTTTACTGTTAGAGCACCAGTTCAGACAACTTCCAGCCGACAAGCAAGTGGAAACTCGACCGTTTTTGGAATCAGTGTCATATCTTCCGCCATTTTTTG ATCTCCTTGGCTCCACAGTTTTTGCCCCAATCAAGGCTGATATTGCTGGCAACATAACA AAAATTAAAGCTGTCTATGAGAGCAACCCAAGCAGATACAAAACTCTACAGCACATTCTGGATGCAGAAAAGGAGACGCATGGATCTGAGTGGCCCAAAGTAGGAGCTACTCTCGCCCTCATGTGGCTGAAAAG GGGTCTACGGTTTATCCAGGTTCTCCTCCAGAGTTTAGTGGACGGGGAGAAAGATGAGAACAACCCTAACCTCATCCGTGTCAATGCAACCAGAGCCTATGAAATTTCCTTGAAAAAGTACCACGGCTGGTTAGTTCAAAAGCTTTTCAAG GCCGCACTATACGCTGCTCCATACAAGTCAGACTTCTTGAGGGCTCTCTCAAAAGGCAGAGAGGTCAAAGATGACGACTGCCTGGAAAAGGTGCGCCAGTTCCTGGTCAACTTCTCTGCCACAGTGGATGCCGTTTATGAAATGTACACGAAGATGAATGCTGAGCTGGATTACACGGTGTGA
- the trpv4 gene encoding transient receptor potential cation channel subfamily V member 4 isoform X1, which translates to MNDGRSVAATLLRRYRVGMTETESPPSANAAPTSQPSGDSTDAQREADASFPLSSLDELFESEEGSSPPMQDSSAKPGQQGDSKQNLRNKFQGAFKKGISNPMDLLESTIYDSQVAPGSKKAPMDSLFDYGTCRETNNQKRRRKKLPRGKAEMSCDEDPTADQPKVVKIFNRSLLFDAVSRAEPEALDGLLEYLQSRDKRLTDEDFREPSTGKTCLPKALLNLYSGRNDTIPLLVDIAEQTGNLREFINTPFRDVYYRGQTALHIAIERRCKKYVELLVEKGVDMHAQARGRFFQPKDEGGYFYFGELPLSLAACTNQPDMVHYLTENPQKKADLRRQDSRGNTVLHALVHIADNTRDNTRFVTKMYDVLLIKSVKLYPDSNLEMIPNNDGMSPLMMAAKLGKIGVFQHIIRREIKDEEARHLSRKFKDWAYGPVYSSLYDLSSLDTCGEEVSVLEILVYNSRIEQNRHEMLAVEPINELLRAKWQKFGAVTFYINVISYLFTMIVFTLVAYYRPLEGQPPYPYVTSADHLRLAGEIITVGSGVFFFLSNIKDLFLKKCPGVNSLFIDGSFQLLYFIYSVLVLVAAALYLSGVESYVTVMVFALVLGWTNMLYFTRGLKLTGTYSIMIQKILFKDLFRFLLVYVLFMVGYASALVSLLTACPPPGSDCPGDEGCPTYPKCRDTDTFSNFLLDLFKLTIGIGEMEMIQSAKYPVAFLILLVTYIILTFVLLLNMLIALMGETVGQVSKESKKIWKLQWATTILDIERSFPVCLRKSFRVGEMVTVGKNWDGTPDKRWCFRVDEVRWSHWNQNLGIINEDPGQKELNQDYGIQQTVRGLRRDRWSTVVPRVVELNKAPRSPRDLVLEMEPLSRHRLES; encoded by the exons ATGAATGAC GGTCGCTCAGTCGCAGCCACCCTTCTAAGGCGATATCGTGTCGGCATGACGGAGACAGAGAGCCCTCCCTCCGCCAACGCTGCCCCGACTAGTCAGCCGTCAGGAGATAGCACAGACGCCCAGCGGGAGGCAGATGCCTCCTTCCCCTTGTCCTCTCTAGATGAGCTGTTTGAGAGCGAGGAGGGGAGCTCGCCACCCATGCAGGACTCCTCCGCCAAGCCCGGGCAGCAGGGCGACAGCAAGCAGAACCTGCGGAACAAGTTCCAGGGGGCCTTCAAGAAGGGCATCTCCAACCCCATGGACCTCCTGGAGTCCACCATCTATGACTCCCAAGTGGCCCCTGGGTCTAAGAAAGCGCCCATGGACTCACTCTTCGACTATGGGACGTGCCGGGAAACAAACAACCAGAAACGCAGACGGAAGAAGCTGCCACGGGG GAAGGCCGAGATGTCTTGCGACGAGGATCCCACAGCCGACCAGCCGAAGGTGGTAAAGATCTTCAACCGGTCGCTTCTATTCGATGCAGTGTCGCGAGCTGAGCCCGAGGCTCTGGACGGCCTCCTCGAGTACCTGCAGAGTCGTGACAAGAGGCTGACCGATGAGGATTTTAGAG AACCTTCGACGGGAAAGACGTGCCTTCCCAAAGCCCTGTTGAATCTATACAGCGGTCGAAATGACACCATTCCTCTGCTGGTTGATATAGCGGAGCAGACGGGGAATCTGCGCGAGTTCATTAACACACCGTTCAGAGATGTTTACTACCGAG GCCAGACAGCGTTGCACATTGCCATCGAGAGGCGCTGTAAGAAGTATGTGGAGCTTCTGGTGGAGAAGGGGGTAGACATGCATGCCCAGGCCAGGGGACGCTTCTTCCAGCCCAAAGATGAGGGGGGATATTTCTACTTCG GTGAGCTACCCTTGTCTCTGGCCGCCTGCACCAACCAGCCGGACATGGTGCACTACCTGACTGAGAACCCGCAGAAGAAGGCCGACCTGCGGCGGCAGGACTCCCGGGGAAACACGGTGCTCCATGCCCTGGTGCACATCGCCGACAACACGCGCGACAACACGCGCTTCGTCACCAAGATGTATGACGTGCTGCTCATCAAGAGCGTCAAGCTCTACCCCGACAGCAACCTGGAGATGATCCCCAACAACGACGGCATGTCCCCGCTCATGATGGCCGCCAAGCTAGGCAAGATCGGG GTGTTCCAACACATCATCCGCAGGGAGATCAAAGACGAGGAGGCACGGCACCTCTCCCGGAAGTTCAAGGACTGGGCCTATGGGCCGGTTTACTCCTCCCTCTatgacctctcctctctggacACATGCGGTGAGGAGGTCTCTGTACTGGAGATCCTGGTCTACAACAGCCGCAtagag CAGAACCGTCATGAGATGTTGGCCGTGGAGCCCATCAACGAGCTGCTCAGGGCCAAGTGGCAGAAGTTTGGTGCCGTCACCTTCTACATTAATGTCATCTCCTACCTCTTCACCATGATTGTCTTCACTCTGGTGGCCTATTACCGCCCACTAgagggacag cCTCCATACCCTTATGTCACCAGCGCAGACCATCTGCGACTGGCAGGAGAGATCATTACAGTGGGCTCCGGAGTGTTCTTCTTCCTCAGCAAT ATTAAGGACCTCTTTCTGAAGAAGTGCCCGGGGGTTAACTCGTTATTTATTGATGGATCCTTTCAGCTACTCTA CTTCATCTATTccgtgctggtgctggtggctGCCGCGCTCTACCTGTCTGGGGTCGAGTCCTATGTGACGGTCATGGTGTTCGCTCTGGTGCTGGGCTGGACGAACATGCTCTACTTCACGCGAGGTCTCAAACTCACCGGCACCTACAGCATCATGATCCAGAAG ATCCTCTTCAAAGACCTGTTCAGATTCCTGCTGGTGTACGTGCTCTTCATGGTTGGATACGCCTCAG CCCTGGTGTCACTCCTGACCGCGTGTCCCCCTCCTGGGTCCGACTGTCCTGGGGATGAAGGCTGCCCCACATACCCGAAATGCCGCGACACAGACACCTTCAGCAACTTCCTGCTGGACCTGTTCAAGCTGACCATTGGCATCGGTGAGATGGAGATGATCCAGAGTGCCAAGTACCCCGTGGCCTTCCTCATCCTGCTGGTCACCTACATCATCCTCACCTTCGTCCTTCTACTCAACATGTTGATCGCTCTCATGGGGGAGACGGTGGGACAGGTGTCCAAGGAGAGCAAGAAGATCTGGAAGCTGCAA TGGGCTACAACCATCCTGGATATCGAACGCTCCTTCCCTGTGTGCTTACGCAAGTCTTTCCGAGTGGGGGAGATGGTGACTGTTGGCAAGAACTGGGATGGAACCCCCGACAAGCGCTGGTGTTTCAG GGTGGATGAGGTCAGGTGGTCACACTGGAATCAGAACTTGGGAATCATAAACGAGGACCCAGGCCAGAAGGAGCTCAACCAGGACTACGGTATTCAGCAGACTGTTCGAGGACTGAGGAGAG ATCGCTGGTCCACCGTGGTGCCCAGGGTGGTGGAGCTGAACAAGGCTCCTCGGTCACCTCGGGACCTGGTGCTGGAGATGGAGCCCCTCTCCCGCCACCGCTTAGAGAGCTAG
- the trpv4 gene encoding transient receptor potential cation channel subfamily V member 4 isoform X2 — translation MNDGRSVAATLLRRYRVGMTETESPPSANAAPTSQPSGDSTDAQREADASFPLSSLDELFESEEGSSPPMQDSSAKPGQQGDSKQNLRNKFQGAFKKGISNPMDLLESTIYDSQVAPGSKKAPMDSLFDYGTCRETNNQKRRRKKLPRGKAEMSCDEDPTADQPKVVKIFNRSLLFDAVSRAEPEALDGLLEYLQSRDKRLTDEDFREPSTGKTCLPKALLNLYSGRNDTIPLLVDIAEQTGNLREFINTPFRDVYYRGQTALHIAIERRCKKYVELLVEKGVDMHAQARGRFFQPKDEGGYFYFGELPLSLAACTNQPDMVHYLTENPQKKADLRRQDSRGNTVLHALVHIADNTRDNTRFVTKMYDVLLIKSVKLYPDSNLEMIPNNDGMSPLMMAAKLGKIGVFQHIIRREIKDEEARHLSRKFKDWAYGPVYSSLYDLSSLDTCGEEVSVLEILVYNSRIENRHEMLAVEPINELLRAKWQKFGAVTFYINVISYLFTMIVFTLVAYYRPLEGQPPYPYVTSADHLRLAGEIITVGSGVFFFLSNIKDLFLKKCPGVNSLFIDGSFQLLYFIYSVLVLVAAALYLSGVESYVTVMVFALVLGWTNMLYFTRGLKLTGTYSIMIQKILFKDLFRFLLVYVLFMVGYASALVSLLTACPPPGSDCPGDEGCPTYPKCRDTDTFSNFLLDLFKLTIGIGEMEMIQSAKYPVAFLILLVTYIILTFVLLLNMLIALMGETVGQVSKESKKIWKLQWATTILDIERSFPVCLRKSFRVGEMVTVGKNWDGTPDKRWCFRVDEVRWSHWNQNLGIINEDPGQKELNQDYGIQQTVRGLRRDRWSTVVPRVVELNKAPRSPRDLVLEMEPLSRHRLES, via the exons ATGAATGAC GGTCGCTCAGTCGCAGCCACCCTTCTAAGGCGATATCGTGTCGGCATGACGGAGACAGAGAGCCCTCCCTCCGCCAACGCTGCCCCGACTAGTCAGCCGTCAGGAGATAGCACAGACGCCCAGCGGGAGGCAGATGCCTCCTTCCCCTTGTCCTCTCTAGATGAGCTGTTTGAGAGCGAGGAGGGGAGCTCGCCACCCATGCAGGACTCCTCCGCCAAGCCCGGGCAGCAGGGCGACAGCAAGCAGAACCTGCGGAACAAGTTCCAGGGGGCCTTCAAGAAGGGCATCTCCAACCCCATGGACCTCCTGGAGTCCACCATCTATGACTCCCAAGTGGCCCCTGGGTCTAAGAAAGCGCCCATGGACTCACTCTTCGACTATGGGACGTGCCGGGAAACAAACAACCAGAAACGCAGACGGAAGAAGCTGCCACGGGG GAAGGCCGAGATGTCTTGCGACGAGGATCCCACAGCCGACCAGCCGAAGGTGGTAAAGATCTTCAACCGGTCGCTTCTATTCGATGCAGTGTCGCGAGCTGAGCCCGAGGCTCTGGACGGCCTCCTCGAGTACCTGCAGAGTCGTGACAAGAGGCTGACCGATGAGGATTTTAGAG AACCTTCGACGGGAAAGACGTGCCTTCCCAAAGCCCTGTTGAATCTATACAGCGGTCGAAATGACACCATTCCTCTGCTGGTTGATATAGCGGAGCAGACGGGGAATCTGCGCGAGTTCATTAACACACCGTTCAGAGATGTTTACTACCGAG GCCAGACAGCGTTGCACATTGCCATCGAGAGGCGCTGTAAGAAGTATGTGGAGCTTCTGGTGGAGAAGGGGGTAGACATGCATGCCCAGGCCAGGGGACGCTTCTTCCAGCCCAAAGATGAGGGGGGATATTTCTACTTCG GTGAGCTACCCTTGTCTCTGGCCGCCTGCACCAACCAGCCGGACATGGTGCACTACCTGACTGAGAACCCGCAGAAGAAGGCCGACCTGCGGCGGCAGGACTCCCGGGGAAACACGGTGCTCCATGCCCTGGTGCACATCGCCGACAACACGCGCGACAACACGCGCTTCGTCACCAAGATGTATGACGTGCTGCTCATCAAGAGCGTCAAGCTCTACCCCGACAGCAACCTGGAGATGATCCCCAACAACGACGGCATGTCCCCGCTCATGATGGCCGCCAAGCTAGGCAAGATCGGG GTGTTCCAACACATCATCCGCAGGGAGATCAAAGACGAGGAGGCACGGCACCTCTCCCGGAAGTTCAAGGACTGGGCCTATGGGCCGGTTTACTCCTCCCTCTatgacctctcctctctggacACATGCGGTGAGGAGGTCTCTGTACTGGAGATCCTGGTCTACAACAGCCGCAtagag AACCGTCATGAGATGTTGGCCGTGGAGCCCATCAACGAGCTGCTCAGGGCCAAGTGGCAGAAGTTTGGTGCCGTCACCTTCTACATTAATGTCATCTCCTACCTCTTCACCATGATTGTCTTCACTCTGGTGGCCTATTACCGCCCACTAgagggacag cCTCCATACCCTTATGTCACCAGCGCAGACCATCTGCGACTGGCAGGAGAGATCATTACAGTGGGCTCCGGAGTGTTCTTCTTCCTCAGCAAT ATTAAGGACCTCTTTCTGAAGAAGTGCCCGGGGGTTAACTCGTTATTTATTGATGGATCCTTTCAGCTACTCTA CTTCATCTATTccgtgctggtgctggtggctGCCGCGCTCTACCTGTCTGGGGTCGAGTCCTATGTGACGGTCATGGTGTTCGCTCTGGTGCTGGGCTGGACGAACATGCTCTACTTCACGCGAGGTCTCAAACTCACCGGCACCTACAGCATCATGATCCAGAAG ATCCTCTTCAAAGACCTGTTCAGATTCCTGCTGGTGTACGTGCTCTTCATGGTTGGATACGCCTCAG CCCTGGTGTCACTCCTGACCGCGTGTCCCCCTCCTGGGTCCGACTGTCCTGGGGATGAAGGCTGCCCCACATACCCGAAATGCCGCGACACAGACACCTTCAGCAACTTCCTGCTGGACCTGTTCAAGCTGACCATTGGCATCGGTGAGATGGAGATGATCCAGAGTGCCAAGTACCCCGTGGCCTTCCTCATCCTGCTGGTCACCTACATCATCCTCACCTTCGTCCTTCTACTCAACATGTTGATCGCTCTCATGGGGGAGACGGTGGGACAGGTGTCCAAGGAGAGCAAGAAGATCTGGAAGCTGCAA TGGGCTACAACCATCCTGGATATCGAACGCTCCTTCCCTGTGTGCTTACGCAAGTCTTTCCGAGTGGGGGAGATGGTGACTGTTGGCAAGAACTGGGATGGAACCCCCGACAAGCGCTGGTGTTTCAG GGTGGATGAGGTCAGGTGGTCACACTGGAATCAGAACTTGGGAATCATAAACGAGGACCCAGGCCAGAAGGAGCTCAACCAGGACTACGGTATTCAGCAGACTGTTCGAGGACTGAGGAGAG ATCGCTGGTCCACCGTGGTGCCCAGGGTGGTGGAGCTGAACAAGGCTCCTCGGTCACCTCGGGACCTGGTGCTGGAGATGGAGCCCCTCTCCCGCCACCGCTTAGAGAGCTAG
- the trpv4 gene encoding transient receptor potential cation channel subfamily V member 4 isoform X3: MTETESPPSANAAPTSQPSGDSTDAQREADASFPLSSLDELFESEEGSSPPMQDSSAKPGQQGDSKQNLRNKFQGAFKKGISNPMDLLESTIYDSQVAPGSKKAPMDSLFDYGTCRETNNQKRRRKKLPRGKAEMSCDEDPTADQPKVVKIFNRSLLFDAVSRAEPEALDGLLEYLQSRDKRLTDEDFREPSTGKTCLPKALLNLYSGRNDTIPLLVDIAEQTGNLREFINTPFRDVYYRGQTALHIAIERRCKKYVELLVEKGVDMHAQARGRFFQPKDEGGYFYFGELPLSLAACTNQPDMVHYLTENPQKKADLRRQDSRGNTVLHALVHIADNTRDNTRFVTKMYDVLLIKSVKLYPDSNLEMIPNNDGMSPLMMAAKLGKIGVFQHIIRREIKDEEARHLSRKFKDWAYGPVYSSLYDLSSLDTCGEEVSVLEILVYNSRIEQNRHEMLAVEPINELLRAKWQKFGAVTFYINVISYLFTMIVFTLVAYYRPLEGQPPYPYVTSADHLRLAGEIITVGSGVFFFLSNIKDLFLKKCPGVNSLFIDGSFQLLYFIYSVLVLVAAALYLSGVESYVTVMVFALVLGWTNMLYFTRGLKLTGTYSIMIQKILFKDLFRFLLVYVLFMVGYASALVSLLTACPPPGSDCPGDEGCPTYPKCRDTDTFSNFLLDLFKLTIGIGEMEMIQSAKYPVAFLILLVTYIILTFVLLLNMLIALMGETVGQVSKESKKIWKLQWATTILDIERSFPVCLRKSFRVGEMVTVGKNWDGTPDKRWCFRVDEVRWSHWNQNLGIINEDPGQKELNQDYGIQQTVRGLRRDRWSTVVPRVVELNKAPRSPRDLVLEMEPLSRHRLES, translated from the exons ATGACGGAGACAGAGAGCCCTCCCTCCGCCAACGCTGCCCCGACTAGTCAGCCGTCAGGAGATAGCACAGACGCCCAGCGGGAGGCAGATGCCTCCTTCCCCTTGTCCTCTCTAGATGAGCTGTTTGAGAGCGAGGAGGGGAGCTCGCCACCCATGCAGGACTCCTCCGCCAAGCCCGGGCAGCAGGGCGACAGCAAGCAGAACCTGCGGAACAAGTTCCAGGGGGCCTTCAAGAAGGGCATCTCCAACCCCATGGACCTCCTGGAGTCCACCATCTATGACTCCCAAGTGGCCCCTGGGTCTAAGAAAGCGCCCATGGACTCACTCTTCGACTATGGGACGTGCCGGGAAACAAACAACCAGAAACGCAGACGGAAGAAGCTGCCACGGGG GAAGGCCGAGATGTCTTGCGACGAGGATCCCACAGCCGACCAGCCGAAGGTGGTAAAGATCTTCAACCGGTCGCTTCTATTCGATGCAGTGTCGCGAGCTGAGCCCGAGGCTCTGGACGGCCTCCTCGAGTACCTGCAGAGTCGTGACAAGAGGCTGACCGATGAGGATTTTAGAG AACCTTCGACGGGAAAGACGTGCCTTCCCAAAGCCCTGTTGAATCTATACAGCGGTCGAAATGACACCATTCCTCTGCTGGTTGATATAGCGGAGCAGACGGGGAATCTGCGCGAGTTCATTAACACACCGTTCAGAGATGTTTACTACCGAG GCCAGACAGCGTTGCACATTGCCATCGAGAGGCGCTGTAAGAAGTATGTGGAGCTTCTGGTGGAGAAGGGGGTAGACATGCATGCCCAGGCCAGGGGACGCTTCTTCCAGCCCAAAGATGAGGGGGGATATTTCTACTTCG GTGAGCTACCCTTGTCTCTGGCCGCCTGCACCAACCAGCCGGACATGGTGCACTACCTGACTGAGAACCCGCAGAAGAAGGCCGACCTGCGGCGGCAGGACTCCCGGGGAAACACGGTGCTCCATGCCCTGGTGCACATCGCCGACAACACGCGCGACAACACGCGCTTCGTCACCAAGATGTATGACGTGCTGCTCATCAAGAGCGTCAAGCTCTACCCCGACAGCAACCTGGAGATGATCCCCAACAACGACGGCATGTCCCCGCTCATGATGGCCGCCAAGCTAGGCAAGATCGGG GTGTTCCAACACATCATCCGCAGGGAGATCAAAGACGAGGAGGCACGGCACCTCTCCCGGAAGTTCAAGGACTGGGCCTATGGGCCGGTTTACTCCTCCCTCTatgacctctcctctctggacACATGCGGTGAGGAGGTCTCTGTACTGGAGATCCTGGTCTACAACAGCCGCAtagag CAGAACCGTCATGAGATGTTGGCCGTGGAGCCCATCAACGAGCTGCTCAGGGCCAAGTGGCAGAAGTTTGGTGCCGTCACCTTCTACATTAATGTCATCTCCTACCTCTTCACCATGATTGTCTTCACTCTGGTGGCCTATTACCGCCCACTAgagggacag cCTCCATACCCTTATGTCACCAGCGCAGACCATCTGCGACTGGCAGGAGAGATCATTACAGTGGGCTCCGGAGTGTTCTTCTTCCTCAGCAAT ATTAAGGACCTCTTTCTGAAGAAGTGCCCGGGGGTTAACTCGTTATTTATTGATGGATCCTTTCAGCTACTCTA CTTCATCTATTccgtgctggtgctggtggctGCCGCGCTCTACCTGTCTGGGGTCGAGTCCTATGTGACGGTCATGGTGTTCGCTCTGGTGCTGGGCTGGACGAACATGCTCTACTTCACGCGAGGTCTCAAACTCACCGGCACCTACAGCATCATGATCCAGAAG ATCCTCTTCAAAGACCTGTTCAGATTCCTGCTGGTGTACGTGCTCTTCATGGTTGGATACGCCTCAG CCCTGGTGTCACTCCTGACCGCGTGTCCCCCTCCTGGGTCCGACTGTCCTGGGGATGAAGGCTGCCCCACATACCCGAAATGCCGCGACACAGACACCTTCAGCAACTTCCTGCTGGACCTGTTCAAGCTGACCATTGGCATCGGTGAGATGGAGATGATCCAGAGTGCCAAGTACCCCGTGGCCTTCCTCATCCTGCTGGTCACCTACATCATCCTCACCTTCGTCCTTCTACTCAACATGTTGATCGCTCTCATGGGGGAGACGGTGGGACAGGTGTCCAAGGAGAGCAAGAAGATCTGGAAGCTGCAA TGGGCTACAACCATCCTGGATATCGAACGCTCCTTCCCTGTGTGCTTACGCAAGTCTTTCCGAGTGGGGGAGATGGTGACTGTTGGCAAGAACTGGGATGGAACCCCCGACAAGCGCTGGTGTTTCAG GGTGGATGAGGTCAGGTGGTCACACTGGAATCAGAACTTGGGAATCATAAACGAGGACCCAGGCCAGAAGGAGCTCAACCAGGACTACGGTATTCAGCAGACTGTTCGAGGACTGAGGAGAG ATCGCTGGTCCACCGTGGTGCCCAGGGTGGTGGAGCTGAACAAGGCTCCTCGGTCACCTCGGGACCTGGTGCTGGAGATGGAGCCCCTCTCCCGCCACCGCTTAGAGAGCTAG